A region of the Candidatus Methylomirabilis tolerans genome:
GGTTGCGATAGATAGTCTCAGCGTGTGTGTGAAACCGTCGATCGCAAGCGGCGTATTCCCGGATTGGCGGGACGTGAGCTTTTGGTGGCGGTCTTGTGCTTGCCGGTCAGTGTCCCATATGAGTGAGGAGAACCCGGATCACCGACGGGTCCTGACCTACTGATGATCCGCATCGGCCCCTGACATTTCAGTTCAGATGCAGCTCGTTGGCTACGCCCTGCAGGGGAGAGGTCCGGCAGCGTCGTCCCAAGCAAACTTTTCGACAATTTATTACCTGAGTTTTACCCACTCAATTGAGGGAAGACTCAAGAAACTTTAGAGTAGAGTCGGCACTCATTCCAATGGAGGGAGTCGGAACAGGCGGTGGGCATTTTCGGTGGTGAGGTGACCAAGCTCGGTGAGCGGCATATCAAGAAGGTTGGCGATCTCTTGCGCCGTGTGCAGGAGATGGGCCGGCTCGTTCCGTTGGCCTCGGAACGCTTGGGGCGGGAGATAGGGGCAGTCGGTCTCTAAGAGGAGGCGATCCGTTTTGGCCTTCCGCACGACCTCGCGGAGAGCCTCGTTCTTGGGATAGGTCACCGGACCGGCGATGGAGACGTAGTAGCCTCTCCGCCAAGCCTCTTCAGCCATGGTGAGATCCCCGGAGAAGCAGTGCAGGACCACGCGCTCGGCCCTTTCTGCCTCCAGAATCTGCATTGTCTCGTGATGGGCATCACGATCATGAACAATGAGCGGCAGGTCGAGTTCCCTGGCTAGGCGGATCTGACGGCGAAACACCTCGACCTGCACAGCACGAGGGGAGCGATCGCGAAAGAAGTCAAGGCCGGCCTCGCCGATGGCCACCACCTTGGGCTGCTTGGCAAAGGCACGAAGGGTCTCGTCAGCCGCATCATCGAACTGTTTGGCATCGTGGGGATGGATGCCGACACTGGCGTAGACGTGCGGGTAGCGTTGTGCGGCCTCTACCGCCAAACGGCTCGCCTCAAGGTGATACCCGACCGCGAGCATCAGGCCGATCCCTGCAGCCTCGGCCCGCGTGAGCACCGCGGCTCTGTCGGACTCGAACTCCCGCATCTGGATGTGGCTATGCGTATCGATAAACATGGCGTCCAGATAAACTTCGCTTAGCGGCGTTACCGACTCCCGGATACTCCCTGCGACGTACCAGACAACGCACGCCTCGGTCGGACCCGTAAACCGCGCCTTGCTATACTCGTTTCTCGGGCCGCCACAGCGCGTACGCAATTGTGGAGAGACTTCATCGGATGCACACTAGCGGACCTTGGCCCCAGAGGCGATCGGCGCCTCCGGTGTGAGCAGCACAATTCGACCTGACTCATCTTCGGCAGCCAGCACCATCCCCTGAGACGCGATCCCCATCAGCTTGGTGGGCTTCAGGTTCGCCACCAGGATAATGCGCTTCCCTTCCCAGCTTTCCGGCGGATAGTGCTCCTTCAGGCCGGCTACGACGGTCCGCTCCTCGTCCTGAAGCCTCACCCGCAGTTTGACCAGCTTCTTCGAGCCGGGGATCGCGGCCGCCTCAATCACCTCCGCGACGCGCAGATCGATGCGCCGGAACTCCTCGATGGCGATCAGATCGGCCACAGACTCTTGAGCGGCAGTCGGTTCCGTTTTGACTGGTACTGGCTTTGCGGTAGCCGCCTCGATACGGGGGAAGAGGGGCTCCACCTCGCCGACTCGCCACTGTCGTGGTCCGAGATGCTGGGGCGATGAAAACGCCTCCTCAATGCGAATCGATGTGATCGGTTCTGAGATACCCAGACCCCGAAACATCCGTTCTGCGGTCTGGGGAAGAAACGGCCACAGGAGAACAGCGATCGCGCGGAGGGTCTCGGCTGCGCTGAACAGGACCGCTTTCGTGCGGACATCACCTGGATCCTGCTTCCACGGTTCGTTGGTGACCAGGTATTTGTTCGTAGCCGAAACCAGGTTCCAGATGGCCGCCAGCGCCTCGCTGAACGCAAACCGTTCCGTGGCGGCTGTTACTTCCGCGATCGCAACCCGCGTAGGATCAACCAGTCCTCCTTCACCGGGCAATTCGGAAATCCTGCCGTCGTAGTACCGTTGGATCAGCTTCAGGACACGGCTATAGAGATTCCCCAGATCATTGGCCAGATCCGCGTTCAGTCGGGCTACGAGCGCCTCCTCATTAAAGCTCGCATCTAAGCCGAACGTCATCTCTCGCAGCACAAAGTAGCGGAAGGCTTCGACGCCGTATTTATCGGCCAGATCGAGCGGGCGGACGACCGAGCCCCGGCTCTTGGACATCTTGGCCTCTTCGATCTTCCAGTAGCCGTGGACGTTCAGGTGGCGATACGGCAGCAGTCCGGCCGCCTTCAGCATGATCGGCCAGTAGATTGCGTGCGGTTTCAGGATATCCTTGGCGATCAGATGCTGGGCGTTTGGCCAGAAACGTCGGAACGCCTCGCCATCGGGCCAGCCCAGGGCCGAAATGTAGTTAATGAGGGCATCGAACCAGACATAGGTGACATACTGGTCGTCAAAGGGGAGCGGGATCCCCCACTCAAGGCGAGTCCGAGGCCGTGAGATACAGAGATCCTCCAGCGGGTCCTTCAGAAAGGAGAGGACCTCGTTCCTGAAGCGCTCCGGTCGGATGAAGTCGGGATGGCAATGGATGTGGTCGATCAGCCAATCCTGGTACTTCCCCATCCGGAAGAAGTAGTTCTGCTCCTTGATAAAGGTCGGGGTCGTCTGATGATCGGGGCATCGGCCGTCCTGAAGTTCCTTCTCGGTGTAGAACCGTTCACAACCAAAGCAGTACTGGCCGCCGTACTCTCCGAAATAGATATCCCCGGCATCGTAGATCTGCTGCAGAAACCGCTGTACGGCGCGCTTGTGAGGTTCACTGGTCGTGCGAATAAACTGGTTCGGCGTAAGCCCCAGCCGCTTCCATGTCTCCTGAAAGATGCCGCTGATTCGATCGGTATAGGCTTGCGGGCTCTCGCCGGCCTGCGCGGCCGCCTGGACGATCTTATCGCCGTGCTCATCCGTACCGGTCAGGAAGTAGACGTGCTCAGGTTCCAGCCGACGTCTCTGGAAGCGGGTCATCGTATCGACCAGGATAGTGGTGTAGGCGTGTCCCAGATGCGGGGTGGCGTTGACATAGTAGATCGGGGTGGTCAGGTAGAAGGTCTCGTTACTCATGAGTTTTATCGTGATCCGGCGGCAGGACCAGCCCCGTAGCCGCCACTGCTGCAGCCTCCGCCCCCGCAACCGCTCCTGGGCGACTGATCGTCGAGGGGAGGGCCGATATGAATCAGGTCGGCCGCCTTCGCAGTGATCTGCCGGCTGTCTTCCAGTTCAACCACTATCGATTCAGCCAGGATATTCCTCGCCTTCACAATCCCCACCCCCTCAGGCACCTCGACCGGGGAACCAACCTTGGGCAAGCGCCGCTTCATCTCTTCGTACATTGAGTGCTCGTAACGAAGACAGCACTTCAGCCGTCCACACATCCCTGCCAGCTTGCCAGGATTTAGGGGGAGACCCTGGTCTTTGGCCATCCGGACCGAGATCGGCTCATACTCCTTCAGAAAGGTCTTGCAGCAAAGTTCCCGGCCGCACGGGCCGACACAGCCCAACTTGCTGGCCACATCTCTGGCCCGGATCTGCCGCATCTCGATACGGGTGTGGAGTTGCTGGGCCAGCTCCTTCACCAACTCGCGGAAATCGATTCGCTCGTCAGCATAGAAATAGAAGGTGACCCTGCTCCGGTCGAAGCTCGCCTTGACATCCACCAGTTTCATCAGTAGCTTGCGTTCCGTAATCTTCCGCAAGCAGAAAGCTTTCCCATCTGATTCCAGGCGTCTGACCCGTTCCTCATTCGCGCGATCTCGCGTCGTTGCCAAACGAAGAACAGCCGGAAGTGGTCCTGTGGCTTTGTGATCGGGAAACACCGGAAAGGTGGCAAACACCCTGGCCAACCCCTGTCCCCACTTGGTCTCGACCACTACCTGATCGCCAGGCTGCACGTTCAGCCCACGCGGATCATAGTGTTGTTCCTGGTATTCGGTCTCTCCCAGGCTGATGCGCGCCGTTTTCATGCGGACACCGGTAACAGGCCGGATGGGATCGCCTCGCGCAGCCGAAGCAACAGATCCTCCAGCGCCAGGCGCGGATTCGCGTTGCGGGCAAGGTTGTCCATCATGGCGTGGACCGTGCGAAGTCCGTCCAGGATCGCCTCCAAAGTTAGACCCTCCGCCCGACGGGCGACCTCCTCACCGCGATCGTCGTTCACAAGCCAATCCCTCCGCCCGGATGCCTTCACAACCATAAGATCGCGCAGCCAGGCCGCTAGAACCTCCAAATGTTGTTGAAGCTTTTCCCGATCTTTCGCCAGCTTCTCGGCCAGTTCAACGAGAGCGGCGGGTCCATCCTGAAACCCTTGCCGAAGCCCTTCCAGCAACAGATCCCTCGCTGCCGGCAGAGACGCCACCTCGGGACTAAGGGCACGCTCGATACTACCCCGGCTCAAAGAGGCGATCAGCCGTGCCCGCGACGGCGCTATCCCCTTCTCGATCAAAAGGGCCTCGATCTGCCCATTCGGAAGCGGGGAGAAAGTGACGGCTTGGCATCGAGAGACAATCGTGGGGAGCAGAGCAGACACCGTACTAGCCAGGAGAATGAACACGGTCCCTCTCGCCGGTTCTTCCAATGTCTTCAGGAGGGCATTGGCGGCCTGCTCCGTCATCCTCTCCGCCCTATCGAGGATAAATATCTTCCACTTTGCCTCGTATGGAACCAGAGCCGCATCGGCCTCAAGGGTCCGGATTTGTTCAATCTTTACTGTTGCACCGTCCGGCTCGATCACCTGTACGTCCGGATGTAGTCCGTTGGCGATGTTGCGGCAGACGCGGCAGTCCCCACACCCATCGTTGAACCCCGCGCCCTGCACATTACACCCCATCCCTCCTCCCTCCGAGGGGGAGGGATGGGTGGGGGGGACGTACTTTGTGCCTCGTTCGCAGTTGAGCGCCTGGGCGAAGGCGAGGGCGGTGGCTCGTTTGCCCACCCCTGCCGGCCCGGTGAAGAGATAGGCGTGGGCGATCCGCTCGGTCGTGAGCGCCCGGTGAAGGAACCGAATGGCTCGCGCCTGTCCAATTTGGTCACGAAACGGCATGACCGCGCCGTCCCTGAAGATGAAGGAACTGATTCCACACGATCATCTCGATCTCGGTCACACCCAGGCCGGCATCGATCACGGCAATTCGCCCCGGGTCTTCGCGCGCCAAGGTAACGTACCCCTCTCTGATCCGCTGGTGAAAGTCAAGCGGCTCGGCCTCTATCCTATCCCAACATGACGGCCCTGCACCGAGCCTCGTTGACGCATCGGCGTCAACACCGCCTCTGCACCGTGTCAATCCGATTCTCGGGTCGAGGTCCAACAGGATGGTCAGATCCGGGACAAGTTCGTCAGCGCTGAATCGGTTCAACCGCCGTATCAGGTGAGGATCGATGCCTCTTCCACATCCCTGGTATGCCAGCGTGGAATCGGTAAAACGGTCACAGAGCACTATTGCTCCTCGTGCGAGGGCAGGGGTGATCACCTCCCGGACAAGCTGCGCGCGGCTGGCCTCATACAGCAGTAACTCCGTGGTCACTGCAATGGGACCTGGTCCAGATCTGTCCCCGCATGTCGTAAGCGGGGAGTGGAGCAGGAGCGTTCGGATCTCCTTTCCAGTGGCAGTCCCGCCGGGATCTTGGGTATCGATAACCTCCTTGCCGGAAACACGAATTCGATTGGCCAGCAGCTTAAGCTGGGTCGTCTTCCCGGATCCTTCACCCCCCTCAAAGGTGATAAACAGGCCGCTCATGCTTCCACTCCCTGGCTATTAGCTGCAAGTGGCAACCGAGGCCACCAGATTGGCCAGCGTGTCCAGCTCATCTTCCTGGACGGTGCGAGGGTCCAAGATGATCCGGTCGCCCTTGATCCGAACCATCACCGGCGGGTCGGTCCGGTGCAGACGTCCCTCCAAGACCGGTGCGGTCAGGTGGGCGGCCTGCACGGCCACTAGTCGCGTCGGGATCGCCTCGAGGGGCAGCGCACCGCCACCAACCTCCGAAGTCCCCTCGACAACTGAGACCTCAAGATGACCCGAGGCGAGCGCGACGATCCGGTCGCGCAGAAGCCTGGCCCGCTGCTCGATCTCCTGAAGCGGCATGGCAAGCGCCCGAAGCACTGGAATGCGGGAAAAGGCTTGCCCCTCATCGAGGTAGAGGCGCAACGTCGCTTCCAGGGCGGCCAACGTAAGCTTGTCGATCCGCACAGCGCGCGCGAGCGGATTGCGGCGGAGCTTCTCGACCAGTAGTCGCTTCCCCACTATCAGGCCTGCCTGAGGTCCTCCCAGCAGTTTGTCCCCGCTGAAGGTCACCAGGTCTGCTCCGACGCGAATGCTCTCCGAAGGCATCGGCTCCCTGGAGAGCCCGATCTGTGACAGATCAATGAGGGCGCCGCTACCTACATCCTCTACCACTGGAAGACCGGCCTTCTCGCCCAGGCTCACCAACTCGGCTATGGGAACCTGGCTGGCAAACCCCTGGATTCGAAAGTTGCTGGTGTGGACCTTCAAAAGCATCGCGCTCGTCGTCCCGATCGCGTCCTCATAATCCCTCAGGTAGGTTCGGTTAGTGGTCCCTACTTCCCGCAAAATCCCGCCCGCGCGGCGCATGATATCGGGAATTCGAAACGAGTCGCCGATCTCCACCAGCTCCCCACGCGAGACAATGACATCCTTCCCCTCGGCCAGCGTATTGATAGCCAGCAGCACCGCCGCCGCATTATTGTTCACCGCAAGTGCCGCCTCGGCCTCCGTAAGGCGGCATAAGAGCCGTTCCACGTGAGCCTGTCTGGACCCCCGGTCTCCCCGTTCGATGTCGTACTCCAGGTTCGAGTAGCCCCGCGCTACTTCGACAATGCGCTCGACTGCAACCTCGGCGAGCGGGGCGCGACCAAGGTTCGTATGGATGACCACGCCTGTTGCGTTAATGAGACGCCGTAGGGCCGGCCGATGGAGTCGTAGCGCGATCTGCTGCGTCTCAATAATCAGAGCGGTCCTGGATAGCGGATCTTCCGGCGCCGATTCGGACTGTCCGGTGGCGATCGTCCGCCGCCGACGCTCCAGCACCTCTCGGATTGCATCAACGACCGCCCAGCGCGGCAGTGTCTGAACCATCACTCGGATTGACGGTTCCTGCAATAGTTCATCCACCGAGGGAAGCTGTCTGAGTAAGAGCCTGGTTCGACTTTCCACGGAAACTTTTCCCTTCAGCCAATAGCTGACCGGTGAAAGCTGTGAGCTGATAGCTACTTTATCGTCACGCTATCACACTCCCCTTCTTGATTCAACTCCGAGATCACCCCCGTGATCTCATCAGGAAGGCGAAGGGCCGGGTCGCCAGATAGCGTCCCG
Encoded here:
- the tmk gene encoding dTMP kinase; this translates as MSGLFITFEGGEGSGKTTQLKLLANRIRVSGKEVIDTQDPGGTATGKEIRTLLLHSPLTTCGDRSGPGPIAVTTELLLYEASRAQLVREVITPALARGAIVLCDRFTDSTLAYQGCGRGIDPHLIRRLNRFSADELVPDLTILLDLDPRIGLTRCRGGVDADASTRLGAGPSCWDRIEAEPLDFHQRIREGYVTLAREDPGRIAVIDAGLGVTEIEMIVWNQFLHLQGRRGHAVS
- a CDS encoding stage 0 sporulation protein → MKTARISLGETEYQEQHYDPRGLNVQPGDQVVVETKWGQGLARVFATFPVFPDHKATGPLPAVLRLATTRDRANEERVRRLESDGKAFCLRKITERKLLMKLVDVKASFDRSRVTFYFYADERIDFRELVKELAQQLHTRIEMRQIRARDVASKLGCVGPCGRELCCKTFLKEYEPISVRMAKDQGLPLNPGKLAGMCGRLKCCLRYEHSMYEEMKRRLPKVGSPVEVPEGVGIVKARNILAESIVVELEDSRQITAKAADLIHIGPPLDDQSPRSGCGGGGCSSGGYGAGPAAGSR
- the holB gene encoding DNA polymerase III subunit delta' gives rise to the protein MPFRDQIGQARAIRFLHRALTTERIAHAYLFTGPAGVGKRATALAFAQALNCERGTKYVPPTHPSPSEGGGMGCNVQGAGFNDGCGDCRVCRNIANGLHPDVQVIEPDGATVKIEQIRTLEADAALVPYEAKWKIFILDRAERMTEQAANALLKTLEEPARGTVFILLASTVSALLPTIVSRCQAVTFSPLPNGQIEALLIEKGIAPSRARLIASLSRGSIERALSPEVASLPAARDLLLEGLRQGFQDGPAALVELAEKLAKDREKLQQHLEVLAAWLRDLMVVKASGRRDWLVNDDRGEEVARRAEGLTLEAILDGLRTVHAMMDNLARNANPRLALEDLLLRLREAIPSGLLPVSA
- the metG gene encoding methionine--tRNA ligase, which produces MSNETFYLTTPIYYVNATPHLGHAYTTILVDTMTRFQRRRLEPEHVYFLTGTDEHGDKIVQAAAQAGESPQAYTDRISGIFQETWKRLGLTPNQFIRTTSEPHKRAVQRFLQQIYDAGDIYFGEYGGQYCFGCERFYTEKELQDGRCPDHQTTPTFIKEQNYFFRMGKYQDWLIDHIHCHPDFIRPERFRNEVLSFLKDPLEDLCISRPRTRLEWGIPLPFDDQYVTYVWFDALINYISALGWPDGEAFRRFWPNAQHLIAKDILKPHAIYWPIMLKAAGLLPYRHLNVHGYWKIEEAKMSKSRGSVVRPLDLADKYGVEAFRYFVLREMTFGLDASFNEEALVARLNADLANDLGNLYSRVLKLIQRYYDGRISELPGEGGLVDPTRVAIAEVTAATERFAFSEALAAIWNLVSATNKYLVTNEPWKQDPGDVRTKAVLFSAAETLRAIAVLLWPFLPQTAERMFRGLGISEPITSIRIEEAFSSPQHLGPRQWRVGEVEPLFPRIEAATAKPVPVKTEPTAAQESVADLIAIEEFRRIDLRVAEVIEAAAIPGSKKLVKLRVRLQDEERTVVAGLKEHYPPESWEGKRIILVANLKPTKLMGIASQGMVLAAEDESGRIVLLTPEAPIASGAKVR
- a CDS encoding TatD family hydrolase, yielding MFIDTHSHIQMREFESDRAAVLTRAEAAGIGLMLAVGYHLEASRLAVEAAQRYPHVYASVGIHPHDAKQFDDAADETLRAFAKQPKVVAIGEAGLDFFRDRSPRAVQVEVFRRQIRLARELDLPLIVHDRDAHHETMQILEAERAERVVLHCFSGDLTMAEEAWRRGYYVSIAGPVTYPKNEALREVVRKAKTDRLLLETDCPYLPPQAFRGQRNEPAHLLHTAQEIANLLDMPLTELGHLTTENAHRLFRLPPLE
- the selA gene encoding L-seryl-tRNA(Sec) selenium transferase yields the protein MESRTRLLLRQLPSVDELLQEPSIRVMVQTLPRWAVVDAIREVLERRRRTIATGQSESAPEDPLSRTALIIETQQIALRLHRPALRRLINATGVVIHTNLGRAPLAEVAVERIVEVARGYSNLEYDIERGDRGSRQAHVERLLCRLTEAEAALAVNNNAAAVLLAINTLAEGKDVIVSRGELVEIGDSFRIPDIMRRAGGILREVGTTNRTYLRDYEDAIGTTSAMLLKVHTSNFRIQGFASQVPIAELVSLGEKAGLPVVEDVGSGALIDLSQIGLSREPMPSESIRVGADLVTFSGDKLLGGPQAGLIVGKRLLVEKLRRNPLARAVRIDKLTLAALEATLRLYLDEGQAFSRIPVLRALAMPLQEIEQRARLLRDRIVALASGHLEVSVVEGTSEVGGGALPLEAIPTRLVAVQAAHLTAPVLEGRLHRTDPPVMVRIKGDRIILDPRTVQEDELDTLANLVASVATCS